From Quercus lobata isolate SW786 chromosome 11, ValleyOak3.0 Primary Assembly, whole genome shotgun sequence:
CCATTTTAACATTATCTTGGGATTCATTTTCTAATCAAGAGCATAAGGAAAACAAATACAAGTTCACATTAACAGATGTTCATAACAGAAATAAATATCTACCGTCATCAGTTTCTAAGAGAGTCTTCTGCTCAGGAGCTCTAAGGTGTACCCCCAACAGAAGGCTATAATCAATTATCTGTTGAGATTCTAAGAACTCGCAGTCCAGATGAATTTGTCtgcagaaaaggaaaaaataattttactgaTAATTAGAAGGTGGATTTATAGACCAATACACCccaaaagtttttgaaaaaacaaaaagaaaaaaagacacgTAATTTATACAGTCAATGACAAGTATAATAcagttattttgtaatttttttagatgcaTACTTAGTATATCTTCTTGCACACTTAAGAAGTTGGGTTACTAGCAGCTAGACACAATACCAGAAGTAATACACCCTGTACAATTGCAGGATTATATGAAAaatctcaaaaggaaaaaaaaaaaaaaaaaaaaaaaaaaaaaaaaaaaataagtggttaTAGTAGGtaaatacacaaacacacagtTATATACATATTGCATATATACATGTATGCATCTATGTAGGCAGTCTATATAGCCACTTCAATCTGAAATCTAAGTGCAGAATTATATAGCTTATCTGCAGTAAGGGATAATCAACTTATTGTAAGTGTCAACATCTAATGTTTTGGAACATCTATAACAAAAAAACAGAAGCATAGAATACATCAGTTACGTCACGTTTTAAATGCTCATTGAAACAGGATTCTCAAGATTCAGGAGGTGAACTACAAGTGCAACTTTCCTCTCATTATGTGTTCTTTGATAAATGTGGAGACAAACATAGAATTAAAATTAACTCATGAAGTATTAAATTACCATCATGCATGCGAATCATAttgaaaaaaaagtgatttctAGGTATCCTAATGTTGCCATACATCAAGGAGATTGATTTAGGCTAGGGTTGCAGTTGGAGTCAAGTTTGCACAACTATTTTGTAAAGTAGCATCTCGAGGCTCTAAAACTCGAGTTACTCAAAtctctaagactcgagttccaagtgGTGGCCATCTATTGTggaagaaaaaatccacatggagTTCCTGCCTTTGGAAATGGGTTTGTGCATACTGGGGTTGTGGGTTTTGCTTGGTTGTTGTATACTTCTCTAGATCTgttaatcttctttttcttctcctcaaTCTGTTTCTTTCTGTGCGCTCTATGGAACTTGAGTCTGAGATACTTGAGTTCCACATGGAATATTTATCCACATCAGCTTGGAACTCGAGTCGACTCAAGTTCCTTCATTGAACTTGAGTTTTAGAGCCTCAAGATGCTAGTGTACAAGATAGCTTTGAAAACTTGACAACTAATTAAATTGATCCGAAAGTCATGTTAAATGCCAAAAATATCCTTGGGCACATTATATAagattaaataatttaagacgCAAACATTGAGTTTTGTGGGAAAAACTAGTAAAATGGATGCCTGGAAATATGCCCATGAAGATGctggcatttaaaaaaaaaaaaaaattcccaatcTTTTAATCACTCCCTATTATTGTTctaaacaattatgaaaataggCAATCAGAGAATTCGAAGGAATTCTATCAAGAGATTGAGGGCTAATGAGTTCCATTTCTCATGTAATGAAGATGAATGACTGATCTGTACAAGGTCTGAAGGCTTTGAATCATAGAATACTGTGAGCTTGAACTAACTTCTCCATCACAATAAGCTTGGGAGATTTGGAAGAGCAAGAGCAAGTTTGGAGCATGAACACTTAGGGTATTCTGTAGAAGTTGCTCCCAAGATCAACCTTATCAGTCCAGTAATTTGATTATGCGATTTCAGAGAAAAAGTCCTAAACCAGGCATTATTATATTCCTTTTTTAGCCATTCAAGAAGCcttaggagaaaaaaagaaaaggaaactgTTCAAGCTaaagttaaattatcataactAGCAACAATAGACGACTGCAACATTGACGtacatcaaattttcaaaaggggatgagaattaaataaataataataaatcaaggAATCAGCACCAAGCCATTGATAAATTCCAACTGAAATTTCATACATCAAGCAAACTTGTCTTTGTAAAAACTACAATAGGCAATAGCACACTTTTATATACTAGTAAGACTAAGTCCTAACCCTAATTGATTTAGAAAAAATCTCAAgcattgaattataaaaataacctTGATTctaggaaattaaataaaatactaaaaacctaattaactaataagacctaaaataaaaatggacCAATAGCAAAAATACAATTGATTTCTAAAATTAAGtaaaactttataaaaataaaattttcttcttactctttacatcaaacaaaaaaaaatcaattttgggGTTGAGCTTAAAGTAAACCTTTCCATGTTTTCCTTAGGTGTCACATTACTATCAAATCCATTGCTTACGAAGAAATGGACACCAATAGATTATAAAATCACAATTTACATCACAATTCAAAACAAGGGAACTTACCTCAGAAGGTATTCTCGCAATAATTTGTCCATATGAAATTCATACAACAGATCCAGGTCTTTCAAGGTGGTAGTCTGGTCAATTTTGTCTTCATTTGTAACTCTTCCTATAGATGATCCTTTCAGATCATAACGACGGTGAACTCTTAGTTCTGTGCAAAACATATTACCCATAACCACAAAGCGTACCTAAAAACAAAATGATCAAAGAAACCCTCACTAATCATAAGTGATTTGCACAATAGAAAGGAAACCAGGGCCACATGACAGGATGGCAGATACCTTTCTTCCCCCTCTTAATGTTATCCGGTGGAGcccaaaaaattttgttatgaGAGTGTTCTCATGTTTTTTTACATGTTCATAATATTTAGGCAGCATCTTGAGCAGAACCTgcataaaagagagaaaaaatattctatATTTATGGCCAACAACCCAACATTCTTCCTTAACAAGTGGTACATCAAAGAAATCTGAATAATTCCTCAACTAacatttccaaacaaaaaatatattacaatgaaaaaagaaaagccagGCTATCAAATATACACTTTATCTGAAGTATATAGCAAATATTCTTATATTAGCTTAATAGTATTCTTGTAATCATGTCATATCACTCTAATATAAGATATGCTAAGGTGAAGCAACTAATCAATTCTTTTAGCCCTAAACCAATTTTCCAATCCCGCTCTCCTTTCAttcttctctccctttttcttcTCACCTAACCCTAATCTTCCATAATCCATACTATACAACTTTCTTGTTTCTTTCTAGCAGATTGGTTTATATGCATAAAACAATTTTggggaaaaaggaagaagacaaaTATGTTGACCTTATTGAAGGCCTTTTGGTTTCTTGTTAACAATCTGCaaggagttttttttcttcaggAGATGACAGAAAACCCAGAATGTAGCTTCTAAACTTGTTACCATGACAAGTTTTGGGATTCAGTTTAAAATGGCTAAGAACAATTCTGTAACTATGAATCATGAAGAAGACGAGTAAGTAAACCTAgacagataaattttttttggcttgggATGGTATGTACATGATCTATGTAGTATGTAGAATCCTAGACTGTGGTACTGTGgtaagaaaagggaaaaacacagaGCTTTCGTGAATTTCTATGTCTTGAGGTAGGATTCAACAAGGTGATTTTTCATAAGCAAGATCAAGTTTTTGACCTTCTATGCTATCTTATGTTGGTCTCTTGGTGTGTTACAGTTGTCACATTTCTCTCCTAGAACATTATTCTCACAACATTTCAACCTTTAATTTATATGCCTAAACAAAAGACAATACAATGAATGACATAGAATGAGAAATAAATGCAGAAAATTTGTCTTTTCATGTTACATTCCTTTATTCCATCCTATGTAATAATTTTCCTGTAAACTTCAGCTGCTAGCTAAAAACTCACCAATTGAAAGCAGGGCAGGTACCTCCAATTACAGTGAGCCATAATCTTACTAGACAGCTAAGAAGAGAACGACaaagaatgagaaattaaagaagaaaatttctGTTTTTTCATGTCACATTCCTTTATCCCATCCTATGAAATAATTTTCCTGTAAACTTCAGCTAATAGCTAAAACTTCTGCTATTGATAGCAGGACAGGTACCACCAATTACAGTGAACCTTAATCTTACTAAACAGATGATGCAGGAGAatcaagagaaaataaaaagaacgagaaaattaaaagataaaccCTTAGAATCAGCACTCAGGGGTCGCTTGGAATCAGTACCAAGCAAAACTTAGGCATCATGGAAACAAGCAAAAGTTAGGCATCAGCACCTAAGGTGTTAGGAGTCAACACCCAACTACTGGAAAATCTCCAATCTGAATTTCATTAATCAATCAATCTTCAaatctccaaaacataatctctaaaatacaaataaaccAGGCTATTATATAGAGCTAGAGCTTctagaaaataaagagataaaagaTAACAACTAATGAATACTAATTCCAATTGAACTCAAATATTAGTCTCTATCTAATCTCAAATCTAATCCCTATCCGAATAAAACTCTacaattatccaaaaaattgaaaataaaatcttcAAGTATAAGCGTCTGGCTGTTTTGACTCTATAGTAGACTCTACTGGTTGCATGAACATTGAAACAATTTCAATTGGGTTTGGTGGTGCTTGATCTCCCTTCATTTGAGTATCCAAGTCTTGAACAACCTTCATTTGAGTAGCCAAGTCTTCAACAGTTTTCATTAGATTTCCTAAGTCTTGACGCATGACAAATATTTCATGAGTGAGTCTTTGACTTGGAAATGACCATAATGATCAAATTGTGCAACTGACTCTTTATTCTTGTGAAAATAAGGTGGGAAGTATTCAATACAAAGATAGTCTTTCATTCTTTCCCAAGTAATTAGAGACCAATGTCTTCAAAAGTGTAGGTTCTCATAATGATTCCAATACTCCAAAGCTCTACCAGAAACTCTTGTTTTGGCATACCACATTTTTTGTTTGTCATTTGATAAATGCACTTGTGCAAAGAATTGTTCCACCTCATATATccaatttttgaaaatccattGGTCTTCATCTtgataaccataaaaaatagGTGGTGGGACTGCTACCATTGTgtactaaaataataaatctctaaCAGAAAACTGTGATAAGAACATGAGTTTGCACACTTGAGTTGTACCTGATTGTCTCAGGACGTGAGCCTAAATCATGTGTGCTGAATTTACAGTTTGGTCTCAAAGGTTGATTGGGCTTTAAATaccaaacaaacaatcaaatcTATAAATCAGATCAGCCTGCAATATAGTTCCTGGGACCACACTTTTGAAATGGATCTGCAcatgagttttgttttttgtttttttctttttttaagatctgggtttttttggtGATGGTTTTGGCTTGTTGCATGACTTGATTTTCAGGCAGATGGGTTACTGTGGTTGGGTTATGGGGGTTTGATCGGAAACACGacagattttttttcctctaaaagTGGAACTATTTGCTCTAATACCAAATTAATGCAGGACAATCAAGAgacaaattaaaagataaacttGTGTTGCTTGGAATCAACACCAAGCAAAATTAGGTATCAACAGGTGTTAGGAATCAACACTCAACTATTGGAAAATCTCCAATCTGAatttcatcaatcaattgtctaatcTCCAAAATACAAATAAACCAGGCTCTTAAACAGAGCTAGAGCTTctagaaaataaagagataaaagatagcaactaatgaatagtaatcCTAACTGAACTCGTATACTAATCCCTATCGGAATAAAATTCTACAATTATCCACTTTCCTTAagagataaatacaaaaatctgaaaatataagttctaaaataattttggttttgctcCTGCATCAACAGTTAAGCAGATCCATtgcatacattttttttttttgataagtaataagatatattgaaaaaaaaagaacacccAAGTGCACCGGAAGTGAACAAGGGAAaggaaatcaaatacaaaaattgcaagagtctaggaaaacaataaaagaagggaaagatttattttgcaaagcaaacaaccaatcccttaaagttctaaaaaagagaagcttgagATCAGGAATAGATCTCTCAGAATCTTCAAAACATCTACTATTCCGCTCcctccaaaggcaccacaataagcaatgaGGAATGATAGACCAAATAAAACCATTTCGATGACGAGCAGATCCATTACATACATGGTTTGGATATATATAGTTAATCTAATACAAAACTAGGATGCAACTTGATTTCATCTCATAAACATATTTCAATTATTTAGGGGGATCAAAAATAAAGGAGCATGAATAAACTGAAACTACATCCTGCAGAAccagaagaaaatataatggaATCTGTTTATAAGGTTTCCTATTGAAATGGAAGATCTTCATAGAAATCAGCAAATAGCTAAGTCCACTAAACACATGCAAGGGATCTGGAACACAGAACAGGAAATATATAATGTAATATGGAACTCTTTCAGTGTTCAAACCTTCAGTTCTGATCTTTTTAATGTCTTAATCACAAATCTGTCATCATGAGAAAGATAGAAGATACTGCCACTTTTCCCAGGAGAAGCAAGCTCCCTTAGACCATCATCACCACACATGGACATCATGTATTCAGCTGCATCTAACTTGAACATCTCCCTCAAATTCCTGAAAATGTAGTTCCATTAGTATGTgcaaatttatccaaaaattacAGTTGCATTTTTTATAACACTAAGGAAAATAGGAAATTGCAGAAAGATGCATATGAAAGGGTACACCTATATATATGATTAGAACATATGCAATAAATGTAAAGCAAAAACACCTTAAATGAAGCAAGTGAAAAACATATTatcttcaaaatattaatttatcaaaaacagaattttttttaagtgtttaaataaattgagaaatgtCCATCTAAAATTCCTAATATGAAAACCTGAGGTACTAATGTATACAACTATATAAAAACTAGCCTTAAAGACCATTCAACAACGttacttaaaaactaaaaactggtatggatgagttttcaaaaaacatgttttaaacATCCTAATTTGAGATTGTAACTCAAACACcaataataaaacataaaacattgCTACcaaacaacttttattttttggacccacagtttttagtatttaaatattgaaaactattgtttaaatatcattaccaaacaggccctaaagCACCCAAAGTGTGGAGTGCACAGATATAATAAGCACATACTCACATCCATATCTTACAAAGATATCCCATAATCCCACATAATAAGCACATACTCACATCCATATCTCACAAAGATGTCCCATAATCCTACAGATAAAACGCAAACACAACACATTTTCTTGTAATCGACCTGTTTGTCAAGAAAGAAAGTACTTTGaccttaaaaaaatcaaaccaactCCTAAAGAAGTTCACAAACATCTCACAAAGCACTCTGCAATTTATATTTGATCCGATATGCTTCTCATATCCTAATTGGATTACACTTCAAGTCATAATTCTTTGTAATGATTCCTCAAACAATATCCTTATTTACTGCTAGTGCATAAAAGATAATAATCTTGATGATAAAATTCTCATGCTACGTAATCATTTATATTAACTAAATAATTTCACACCATCACTTCCCATAACAAACTACACTTTTTTCCCAAACCCGTTCATCTGTAGTCAAGACTATTCTTATTgctcataaaatataaaacaatttcATATGGCCAAAGAGGAAGGGCAGGGGACAATCGAAGCACCAAAAAGGTTTACAAAAAACTAGCTCTGCTTATGGTGCTTGTCATACAAATGGAATTTAAAGGACCTCAAATAGCATCAATGATGGAGAGCAGCAAATATATGCGTAATTTTTCAGTTATTCTTTAAACATTGCTAAGATGGAAATCAATATTCATATTCACCCCGAAATATTTGCAAAATAATgggttttgaaatttaaataaacatcCATAATAGCATGTGCAGTTTTATAACTCAAAAAGCAGCCAACATCATATTTTAAATCAAAGTGTCTTCTTATCATGATTTCAAGAATTATCTTCTACCAAGTTGCAGTTTACTTTGACATGCAAGGAACTTTGCCTTTTTGGACTATTCAGTAGAGTATCTATGAAAGTGGAAAGTTCAATTTGCAGATAGCAGAAACCCTTTCTTCTCCATCATGGTCCCTTCTGAACACTTCACCAATTTGTGATTAGTGCTCCAGCCATCTACCCAAGAGTTATTAATGGTATTTTGTCACCATTAGCACTTGTAATTGCTGTTAACTTGGTAAATGTCATAAAACACTActcaactaaaaaaattcagatcatAATTTCCAGTTTCCACAGTTTGCAGACTCTAAACAATCGGATCTATATTCAAGTTGCCCTCTAAAAGATTCAATGGCATGGTGCCTGTTAGTTTAGTCTTTTACAAGCTAAGCAACAATTGTGTATAAGATTGGTAGATACCTGAAGACCATAGGGCAATAGTCTTTCCAATGGAAATCAATAGAATAGTGAGGAGGTGTAAACTGGGAACCCTTTCTGGGGAAATACATCCTTATTCTAGCTCGATCACCAAAATCAGAATATCGCACTTCACGCATAGGCACTGGTGTAATCTTGCCAACAGTGTACCTGTGTAGTACTTTATACTTTAATTAAATACTTAACAATTGTAACAGTGAAgaatatacatacataaatacataatacacatatatatgtatatacacacacacatatatatgtgtgtgtgtgtgtgtgtgtgtgtgtgtatttacaCACAATTAggatattaataattttatcagcccaatcaaaccaaaataaatagcTTCAGAAGATTGCAAACTGATATGGTATGATCAATCATAAATTTTACTTATAACCATTAACAAGAAATCTGActtgaaatttataattaatgtaCTCAGTAGTAACTAGTAAGAAACACATTTGATAAAATGGAATTTCTTATACATATAAtcattaaaagatataacaCAGACTCTTGGCTTTCTAATTGAGGGAGTCAAATGATTTACCTTATGCCAAGTTGCAAGTTAAGCATTAAATAATAGCTCTGATTGCCTTTGAAAATATCCAGACATGAGCTCCTTATTGCCTTTTTCACATTAAATGTTTTACGCTGCTTAGTTTTGCATGTTAACTCCGCATATTTCCTAACTCTCTCTTTGATTAAGATTCCTTGCAAGTATTCCCTTTCATAAACTAAAGTATTATTATCGTGCACCTCATGTTGACCTTCATCAGAGGTATGGGATGACATGCCTGAAGATTCATGACATGTAAAGTCCCTGGCAGGATCACAAAGATTCTGGTTTTTATCTAACAATGAAGAGTTATGTGATTTTCGAcctgtattttttaaaattccacCAATAGAAATCTTCTCAGAAAGACTGCACTTAACACTTTGTGTTGGAGCCCTGCCTTCCTCTGAGTTCAATGAGAAATTATGAGACAAAAAGTTTTTTCCATCATCATATCCGAGAGACCTAGACCACGTATTTAAGGTTGGATGTTTACTTCCAGCAGGATAGAACGTTCCTTTTCCATCTTTTAGGTCCCTGCTCCAAGTTCCAATGTAATATCCCCCATCAGCAAACCTATAAGTTCCAGACCCATGTCTAAACCCATTTAACCAAAGGCCGTCAAAAAGATCACCATTGACCCATTTCATAACCCCTCTACCACTCATTATCCCAGCTTTCCAATGTCCAATATATGTATTTCCATCACACCAACAATATCTCCCACAACCTTCATGTACTCCTTCATTCCATGAACCTTCATATGTATCAAAATTAGAATACTGCTTTCTTCCGAACCCATGCTGAACGTTCATCCTCCAGGCCCCACTGTAAAAAGATCCTTCAGGAATAGTAAAGGTGCCAAAACCATGTAGATAACCCCCAGAGAAATCACCTTCATATTTTGCCCCTTTTGACCAAATGATCTGTCCTTTCCCTgtcatttttccttcttcccAATCACCTTCATAAATTGTCCCATCTGACCATGTATATTTACCTTTGCCATTAGGCAGTAATGCCTTAAAATCACCACTATAGATGTCTCCATTTGGAAAGGCCTTTTCACTCAATCTGAAAAAGTATTAAAGtaaatttaaaccaaaacacCAAATCTGAAAAGTCAAATTATACAGAAGAAGCATGAATTCATTTATGTACAGCCAGACATTCTTGCTTTGAAAAGGGGAAGAGAAGTGTaaacggagagagagagagagaggaatggtGAGAAGGAGATTTACTGAATGATTATTACCTTTCAATGTCATCCATGAACAGTGAAAGGTATTTGATCTAGCTGATCTGGATGGCTTTCACAAGTCTCATCTTAGATAACTTTCTCAACTCTAAACAAGTCATTTGAGCACAGTGATTAGAAAATTCTTCTTTCACCTTCACCACACCCAGTTGGGGATGCTGAACAAACAAGATTCTTCTGGCTTATTATTAGTCAAGACAGGCACATTGAAGAACAACATGGAAATTAAAACATTAAAGCATCCATTTTTTATCTATGTTGCCAAAGCAAAACCCACTGATTCCCAGTTCTAGTGCTATCAGTTtcttacattttaaaaaaattgggtttggttCACAAAcctccaaagaagaaaaaaaagtttttgtgtCTGTTTCAAGTGTGCTATATCTTtgtcaaattaaattttgaagtaTGCTTTAAAGACAACCTGCCACTGTACAGACTACAGAGACATATATTATCATCATAAGATCTTCCAAATTTCAAGATAGTTATCTGAATTTTAACATATGTCAGCAGTTCAAACAATAGCAGACAATTCTGCCAGATGAATCTAGTTAAGATTACCACTTCTAGAAACTAATCAGCCAGTCAAATCTTTCTACAAACCAATGGCCACGAATC
This genomic window contains:
- the LOC115968401 gene encoding phosphatidylinositol 4-phosphate 5-kinase 8-like → MDDIERLSEKAFPNGDIYSGDFKALLPNGKGKYTWSDGTIYEGDWEEGKMTGKGQIIWSKGAKYEGDFSGGYLHGFGTFTIPEGSFYSGAWRMNVQHGFGRKQYSNFDTYEGSWNEGVHEGCGRYCWCDGNTYIGHWKAGIMSGRGVMKWVNGDLFDGLWLNGFRHGSGTYRFADGGYYIGTWSRDLKDGKGTFYPAGSKHPTLNTWSRSLGYDDGKNFLSHNFSLNSEEGRAPTQSVKCSLSEKISIGGILKNTGRKSHNSSLLDKNQNLCDPARDFTCHESSGMSSHTSDEGQHEVHDNNTLVYEREYLQGILIKERVRKYAELTCKTKQRKTFNVKKAIRSSCLDIFKGNQSYYLMLNLQLGIRYTVGKITPVPMREVRYSDFGDRARIRMYFPRKGSQFTPPHYSIDFHWKDYCPMVFRNLREMFKLDAAEYMMSMCGDDGLRELASPGKSGSIFYLSHDDRFVIKTLKRSELKVLLKMLPKYYEHVKKHENTLITKFFGLHRITLRGGRKVRFVVMGNMFCTELRVHRRYDLKGSSIGRVTNEDKIDQTTTLKDLDLLYEFHMDKLLREYLLRQIHLDCEFLESQQIIDYSLLLGVHLRAPEQKTLLETDDDAISQGELMIPPTRLVLVNHEPNILSKTPGPHSRGNVLRAYSLGDKEVDLLLPGTGRFRVQLGVNMPAQAHPKPDSKVEPFEVYDVVLFMGIIDILQEYNVKKKLEHACKSLRYDPLKISVVEPKLYAKRFNDFLKTVFPD